The following is a genomic window from Opitutus sp. ER46.
AACAACACAACAACTACCAACCTTGAAGAACGCTGAGGGGGGACGGCGGCTGGGCGCGGCCCCCCGGGGAAACTTTCGATCGTGGCTTACGAGTTGTCCTTGGCGTCGGACTCGTCGACGACCGCGAAGACCGTGCTGCCGCCGCCAGAGGGGTTGCTCACCCACAGCTTGACCAGGGTCTTCTTCGACTCGGTCTTGGCGGTCAGGTCGACCGCGTCCTGGGCGTTGCGGATCGGCTTCTTGTTGATCTCGAGAATCACGTTGCCGGCGCGGATGCCGGCGCGGGCGGCGGCGGAGTCGGGATCGACGTTGGTGATCAGGGCACCCTTCACGCGGGCCGGAATGTTGAACTGCTCGCGCAGCTCGGCGGAGAGATCGTCGACGGCGACGCCGTTCAGGACGCCGGTGTCGGATTCGTCACCACCGGAGAGGAGCGACTCGGAATCCTTGCCGGAGTTCGGGCGCTGGCCGGTCGTGACGGTGATCTCCTTGGTGTCACCATCGCGGAGCACCTCGAGGTTGATCTTGGTGCCGGGGGAGGTGCTGGTGACGGCGAGCGTGAGCTCGTTGGCGCCGACGACCGGCTTGCCGTTGATCTTGGTGATGACGTCGCCACCCTTGATGCCGGCCTTGGCGGCAGGAGCGTTGGGCTCCACATCGGCGACGAGCGCGCCGCGGTTGTCCTTCAACTTGAACGACTCGATGAGGCCCGGAGTGAGATTCTGGATACTCACGCCGAGGTAGCCGCGGACGACCTTGCCGTTCTTGACGAGCGAGTCGGCGACGTGGCTGACCATGTTGGCCGGGACGGCGAAGCCGACGCCCTGGAAGCCGCCGCTGCGGCTGAGGATGGCGGAGTTCATGCCGACGAGGCGGCCCTGGATGTCGACGAGGGCGCCGCCGGAGTTGCCCGGGTTGATGGCGGCGTCGGTCTGGATGAAGTTTTCGTAACCCTGGACGTCCTGGAGGATGCCGACGCGGCGGCCCTTGGCGCTGACGATGCCGCTGGTGACGGTTTCGCCGATGCCGAACGGATTGCCGATGGCGAGGACGCGGTCGCCCACCTCGACGGTGTCGCTGTCGGCGAAGGTGACGGCGGGGAGGCCCTTGGCGTCGACCTTGATCACGGCGACGTCGGTCTGCGGGTCGCGGCCCACGACCTTGGCGGTGAGCTCACGGCCGTCGTTGAAGGTGACGTTCAGCGTGTCGGCGCCATCGACCACGTGATTGTTGGTGACGATGTAGCCGTCGGCGCTGATGACGACGCCGGAGCCGAGGCCGCTGACCGGCTGCTGGCGCATCTCGGGCATGCGGTTGCCGAAGAACTGGCGGAAGAACGGATCGTTGAAGAGCTCCTGGCCCTGGGCGGCCATTTTCTTGGCCTTGGTCTCGGTGGTGATCTTGACCACGGCAGGCGAGACGCGCTTCACGACGTCGGAGAAGCTCGAGGGCTCCATCGGCACGCGCTTGATGGGCTGCGGGTCGCGTTTGACGGAGACGGTGGCGTTGCCCGGGTTCTGGGCGGCGATGCCGACGAACGCGCCGGCGACGGCGAGGGCGCCAGCCAGGAAGGCGGCGCGGCTGCGGGTGAAGAGGGATGTGGTGTTCATGGCGTTTTTCTCGGTTTTGCTGGACCGAAGATGCCACAGCCCCCTGTCGGGCCCCTTGCGCGACCATTACAGAATGGAAAGGTTCGGGCGGCGCCCGAGGGTGGGCGGCCGCGCCGAACAATCCGGCAAATGCGAGCGAGGCGGGCGGGCGGCGCTCAGCCGCCGCCGCGTTTGCCCCAGCGGCGCTCCTGCACGAGCTCGAGGTGGCGCGTCTCGATCTGGACGCCGGCGACGGCCGGGTGCTCACGCAACTTCTGGAAGGAAGCGGCGTTGATCTTCCAGGTGAGGGCGGTGCTCGCCTCGGCGAACGGCGCGACGCGGTCCTCGAAGACGAAGGCGAATTCGACGCGGGTGTCGCCGACCTGCTTGTTGAGCGTCTCGCGCAGCAGCTGGAGGAAGGCGGGCAACTGCGGGTGCTCGGGGCGCAGGAGCCAGATCACCTTGCGGGCGAGCCGGGCGACCTGGCCGTCGAGCGGGTAGCATTCCTTCACGTTGATGCGGGCGCCCTCCTGGTTGACGAGGATGTTGCCCTGCACGAGGACGAGCGCGTTTTCGGCGAGGCTCTGGCCGTAGGAGGCGAAGGCGTCGGCGAACATGTTGAGCGCGATCGAGCCGCGCTTGTTCTGCAGCACGAAGGCGACCCACGGGCGGTTATCGCGCTTGGAGAGCCGCTTGACGATGTTGCTGGCGATGCCGCAGAGGCGGAACTCGACGCGGTCGCCCTGCTGCAGGAGCTCGTCGATCGGGTAGGTGTCGATCGCCTCGGCGAGGCCGGTGTAGGCGTTGAGCGGGTGACCGGAGACGTAGAAGCCGAGGAGCTCCTTCTCGAACGCGAGCCGGGAGTCGCGGGTGAGCTTGCGCTCGGGCGCGGCGGCCTTGCCGTTGCCGGATTTGGCGCGCGGCGTGGCGGGGCCGCCGAGATCGAGGAAGCCACGGGCCTCCTCGGCCGGGGTGGCGACGGCGACGGGCGCGGCCGCGGCGGCGGGGACCTTGCGCGAATGGCGCAGCATCTGGGCAAACTCCTCGGCGAGTCGCTCCGCGGGCGGCAGCGGCGGCGCGGCGTCCATGCCACCGAGGTCGAACAGCATGGTCTCGGCGGGGGCTTCGACCTTGGCGACCGCGGGCTGGTCCTTGCGCAGCGCCGGGTATTTGCGCTGCAGCTCGGAGAGGGCGGCGACGGCTTCGTCGATGTGCGCAAACAGGTCCTCGCGCTCGGCGCCGCTGTAGTCGAAGGCGCCGGTGGCGATCAGGTTCTCGAGGATGCGCTTGTTGACGGCGCGGGCGTCGGACCGGAGCAGGAACTCGTAATAGTCGCGGTAGGCGCCGGCGGCGTCGCGCTCGGCGATGATCTTCTGGGCGGCCTGTTCGCCGACGCCCTTGATGCCGGCGAGGCCGAAGCGGATGGCGGCCTCGGGCTCCTCGGCGCCCGCGTTGGCGTTGGCGGCGGCTCCGGTCGCGGCAGCTGGCTGCGCGGCACGGTCGCGACGGCGAAACACCGGGGTGAACGCCTCGCGCGACTCGTTGATGTCGGGTCCGAGGACGGTGATGCCCATGGCCTCGGCCTCGGCGATGAAGTGCGACACCTTTTCCGCGTTGCCGAGCTCGGCCGTGAGCACGGCGGCCATGAACTGGACCGGGTAGTTGGCTTTGAGATACGCGGTCTGGTAGCTGACGAGGGCGTAGGCGGCGGAGTGCGACTTGTTGAAGCCGTAGCTCGCGAACTTGTTCAGCAAGTCGAAGATCTCGTTGGCCTTCTTCTCGTCGATATTGTTCACGCGCTTGGCGCCCTCGACGAACTTGATGCGCTCCTTGGCCATGGCGTCGGCGTCCTTCTTGCCCATGGCGCGGCGGAGCATGTCGGCGCCGCCGAGCGTGTAGCCGGCGATGATCTTGGCGCACTCCATGACCTGCTCCTGGTACACGATGATGCCGTACGTCTCCTGCAGCGACTGCTCGAGGAGCTTGTGCGGGTACTCAACCGAGGACGGGTCCTTCTTGCCGCGGGCGTAGTCGGGGATGAACGCCATCGGGCCCGGGCGGTACAGCGCGCAGATGGCGTTGATGTCGTCGATGTTCGAGACGCCGACCTGTTTGCACGCGCTCTGCATGCCGGAGGATTCGAGCTGGAACACGCCGACCGTCTTGCCGGCGTTGAGCAGCGCGTAGGTCTTCGGGTCGTCGAGCGGGATCTTCTCGATGTCGAACTTCGGGTCGGCGGTGCGCCGCACGTTCTCCACCGCGTCGGAGATGACCGTGAGCGTCTTGAGCCCGAGGAAGTCCATCTTCAGGAGGCCGAGCTTGGTCACGGCGCCCATGTCGAACTGCACGGTGACGTCGCCTTCCTGGAGCGTGAGCGGGACGAATTCGTCGAGCGGCTTGTCGGTGATGATGATGCCGGCGGCGTGCTTGCCGGTGTTGCGCACCATGCCCTCGAGCACGCGCGCCTGCTCGAAGATCTTCTTCGCGACGGGGTTCTTGTTCACCTCGTCGCGGAGCTCGGCGCTCTTGGTGACCGCGTCCTCGAGCGTGATGTTGAGCTCGTCGGGGATCATCTTCGCGATGCGGTCGGCCTCGGCGAACGGCAGGTCGTGCACGCGCGAAATGTCGCGGATGACCATCTTCGCGCCGAGCGTGCCGTACGTGATGATGTTGGCGACGCAGTCGTTGCCGTATTTCTGCCGCACGTAGTCGATGACCTCGCCGCGGCGGCGCATGCAGAAGTCGATGTCGAAGTCGGGCGGCGACACGCGCTCCGGGTTGAGGAAGCGCTCGAACAGCAGCTTGAAGCGGATCGGGTCGAGGTTGGTGATGCCGAGCAGGTAGGCGACGAGACAGCCGGCGCCGGAACCACGACCGGGGCCGACGGGCACGCCGTGCGACTTGGCCCAGTTGATGAAGTCCCAGACGACGAGGAAGTAGTCGACGAACCCGGTGACGTTGATGATCGCGAGCTCGTAGCCCATGCGGAGCGCGAGCTCCTCCTCCGCGGTGAGCCCGCTGTAGTCGGGCGCCTGGGGCTTCTGGCCGGCGGGCAGGTTGACGAGCTTGGCGAGGCGCTCGGCCACCAGCGGGCGGCGCGAGATCTCAAGGTAGTCGTGGCCGTAGCGCCGTTGCATGCCCGACAGGCAGAGATCGAACAGGTACTCGGCGGCGGTGAACTTCGATTTGATCTCGGGCGAGAGCGGGTAACGCGGGTAGCGCTCGCTGCCCTTGGGGAAGGGGATCGCGAGTTCGCACATGTCGGCGACGAGCTGCGTGTTGGTCAGCGACTCGGGCACCTCGGCGAAAATCTTGGCCATCTCCTCGGCCGACTTGAGGTAGAACTGGGTGCCCGTGAACCGCATCCGGTCCGTGTCGTGGATCTTCGAACCGGTCTGGATGCACAGCATGGCATCGTGCGGGCCGGC
Proteins encoded in this region:
- a CDS encoding DegQ family serine endoprotease → MNTTSLFTRSRAAFLAGALAVAGAFVGIAAQNPGNATVSVKRDPQPIKRVPMEPSSFSDVVKRVSPAVVKITTETKAKKMAAQGQELFNDPFFRQFFGNRMPEMRQQPVSGLGSGVVISADGYIVTNNHVVDGADTLNVTFNDGRELTAKVVGRDPQTDVAVIKVDAKGLPAVTFADSDTVEVGDRVLAIGNPFGIGETVTSGIVSAKGRRVGILQDVQGYENFIQTDAAINPGNSGGALVDIQGRLVGMNSAILSRSGGFQGVGFAVPANMVSHVADSLVKNGKVVRGYLGVSIQNLTPGLIESFKLKDNRGALVADVEPNAPAAKAGIKGGDVITKINGKPVVGANELTLAVTSTSPGTKINLEVLRDGDTKEITVTTGQRPNSGKDSESLLSGGDESDTGVLNGVAVDDLSAELREQFNIPARVKGALITNVDPDSAAARAGIRAGNVILEINKKPIRNAQDAVDLTAKTESKKTLVKLWVSNPSGGGSTVFAVVDESDAKDNS
- the dnaE gene encoding DNA polymerase III subunit alpha; translation: MALSSAPLVSTANQNFVHLHVHTDYSLLDGCCRIDRLIGRTAELGMPALALTDHGNLYGAIEFYKQAKEKGIKPLIGCELYLVETSRLEKTGRSDEGKSIFHLGLLARNLTGYQNLLKLVSDAHLKGFYYKPRTDIETLAKYSGGLIGFTGCLASLVPQRLLYDRYDDARAACARFVDIFGRENYFVEIQDHGIPEQRKIIPGLLKLAEEFNLKVICTNDVHYVRAQDAGPHDAMLCIQTGSKIHDTDRMRFTGTQFYLKSAEEMAKIFAEVPESLTNTQLVADMCELAIPFPKGSERYPRYPLSPEIKSKFTAAEYLFDLCLSGMQRRYGHDYLEISRRPLVAERLAKLVNLPAGQKPQAPDYSGLTAEEELALRMGYELAIINVTGFVDYFLVVWDFINWAKSHGVPVGPGRGSGAGCLVAYLLGITNLDPIRFKLLFERFLNPERVSPPDFDIDFCMRRRGEVIDYVRQKYGNDCVANIITYGTLGAKMVIRDISRVHDLPFAEADRIAKMIPDELNITLEDAVTKSAELRDEVNKNPVAKKIFEQARVLEGMVRNTGKHAAGIIITDKPLDEFVPLTLQEGDVTVQFDMGAVTKLGLLKMDFLGLKTLTVISDAVENVRRTADPKFDIEKIPLDDPKTYALLNAGKTVGVFQLESSGMQSACKQVGVSNIDDINAICALYRPGPMAFIPDYARGKKDPSSVEYPHKLLEQSLQETYGIIVYQEQVMECAKIIAGYTLGGADMLRRAMGKKDADAMAKERIKFVEGAKRVNNIDEKKANEIFDLLNKFASYGFNKSHSAAYALVSYQTAYLKANYPVQFMAAVLTAELGNAEKVSHFIAEAEAMGITVLGPDINESREAFTPVFRRRDRAAQPAAATGAAANANAGAEEPEAAIRFGLAGIKGVGEQAAQKIIAERDAAGAYRDYYEFLLRSDARAVNKRILENLIATGAFDYSGAEREDLFAHIDEAVAALSELQRKYPALRKDQPAVAKVEAPAETMLFDLGGMDAAPPLPPAERLAEEFAQMLRHSRKVPAAAAAPVAVATPAEEARGFLDLGGPATPRAKSGNGKAAAPERKLTRDSRLAFEKELLGFYVSGHPLNAYTGLAEAIDTYPIDELLQQGDRVEFRLCGIASNIVKRLSKRDNRPWVAFVLQNKRGSIALNMFADAFASYGQSLAENALVLVQGNILVNQEGARINVKECYPLDGQVARLARKVIWLLRPEHPQLPAFLQLLRETLNKQVGDTRVEFAFVFEDRVAPFAEASTALTWKINAASFQKLREHPAVAGVQIETRHLELVQERRWGKRGGG